A window of candidate division KSB1 bacterium contains these coding sequences:
- a CDS encoding response regulator — protein MQTLNNKSLLIIEPDPSLGRGISHALQDMFAEIQHIKNPMKAVAKLEIKRFDVIVCELCFQTMDGIPLIRLVRQKAPDTTILVLTSDLTQDIIAALEQCNAVVLEKPLNINKLKSSLAL, from the coding sequence ATGCAGACACTGAATAACAAATCCCTTCTCATCATTGAACCTGACCCCTCATTGGGGCGCGGGATATCTCATGCTCTGCAAGATATGTTTGCCGAGATACAGCATATAAAAAATCCAATGAAAGCTGTCGCAAAATTAGAAATAAAGAGATTTGATGTCATTGTCTGTGAACTTTGTTTTCAAACCATGGACGGCATCCCTTTGATCCGGCTTGTCAGACAAAAAGCGCCGGACACAACCATTCTGGTACTCACATCGGATTTGACTCAGGATATAATAGCCGCTCTTGAACAATGCAATGCCGTCGTTCTGGAAAAACCATTGAATATAAACAAACTTAAAAGCAGTCTCGCGTTATAA